In Streptomyces thermolilacinus SPC6, a single genomic region encodes these proteins:
- a CDS encoding class I SAM-dependent methyltransferase — MLTVDFTRFPLAPGDRVLDLGCGAGRHAFECYRRGARVVALDRNGDEIREVAKWFAAMKEAGEAPAGATATAMEGDALNLPFPDASFDVVIISEVMEHIPDDKGVLAEMVRVLKPGGRIAVTVPRYGPEKVCWALSDAYHEVEGGHIRIYKTDELLAKVREAGLRPYGTHHAHALHSPYWWLKCAFGVDNDKALPVRAYHKLLVWDIMKKPLATRVAERALNPVLGKSFVVYATKPHLPADAAL; from the coding sequence GTGCTGACCGTCGACTTCACCCGCTTCCCGCTCGCCCCCGGCGACCGCGTGCTCGACCTGGGCTGCGGCGCCGGACGGCACGCGTTCGAGTGCTACCGGCGCGGCGCGCGGGTCGTGGCCCTCGACCGGAACGGCGACGAGATCCGCGAGGTCGCCAAGTGGTTCGCCGCCATGAAGGAGGCCGGCGAGGCCCCGGCGGGCGCCACCGCCACCGCGATGGAGGGCGACGCCCTCAACCTGCCGTTCCCCGACGCCTCGTTCGACGTGGTGATCATCTCCGAGGTGATGGAGCACATCCCCGACGACAAGGGCGTCCTCGCCGAGATGGTCCGCGTCCTCAAGCCGGGCGGCCGCATCGCCGTCACCGTCCCCCGCTACGGCCCCGAGAAGGTCTGCTGGGCGCTGTCCGACGCGTACCACGAGGTCGAGGGCGGCCACATCCGCATCTACAAGACCGACGAGCTGCTCGCCAAGGTCCGCGAGGCCGGACTGCGCCCGTACGGCACCCACCACGCGCACGCCCTGCACTCCCCGTACTGGTGGCTGAAGTGCGCGTTCGGCGTGGACAACGACAAGGCGCTGCCCGTCCGCGCGTACCACAAGCTCCTCGTCTGGGACATCATGAAGAAGCCGCTCGCCACCCGCGTCGCCGAGCGGGCGCTCAACCCGGTCCTCGGCAAGAGCTTCGTCGTGTACGCGACCAAGCCCCACCTCCCGGCGGACGCCGCGCTGTGA
- a CDS encoding prenyltransferase, with translation MMRPERTEHLTLPGVLTAGQAAETVAGILAAQRDDGAIPWFRGHHLDPWDHTEAAMALDTAGEHEAAARAYEWLARHQNADGSWYAAYHDGDADRPTDRARETNFCAYLAVGVWHHYLSTGDDAFLDRMWPAVYAAVEFVLALQQPGGQIGWKREEDGTPVTDALLTGSSSIHHALRCALAIAEHREEPQPDWELATGALAHAVARHPERFLDKSRYSMDWYYPVLGGAVTGAAAKERIESRWDEFVVPGLGVRCVVPNPWVTGGESCELALALWAIGESDRAVDILRSIGHLRAEGGLYWTGYVFEGNRAVWPEELTTWTAGSLLLAVAALGGDEATTAVFGGERLPRGLAPDCC, from the coding sequence GTGATGCGGCCCGAGCGCACCGAACACCTCACCCTGCCCGGCGTGCTGACCGCCGGGCAGGCCGCCGAGACCGTCGCGGGCATCCTCGCCGCCCAGCGCGACGACGGCGCCATACCCTGGTTCCGCGGCCACCACCTCGACCCGTGGGACCACACCGAGGCCGCCATGGCCCTCGACACCGCAGGGGAACACGAGGCCGCCGCCCGCGCGTACGAGTGGCTCGCCCGCCACCAGAACGCCGACGGCTCCTGGTACGCCGCCTACCACGACGGCGACGCCGACCGGCCGACGGACCGCGCCCGCGAGACCAACTTCTGCGCGTACCTCGCCGTCGGCGTCTGGCACCACTACCTGTCCACCGGCGACGACGCGTTCCTCGACCGGATGTGGCCCGCCGTGTACGCCGCCGTCGAGTTCGTCCTCGCCCTCCAGCAGCCCGGCGGGCAGATCGGCTGGAAGCGCGAGGAGGACGGCACGCCCGTCACGGACGCCCTGCTCACCGGCAGCTCCTCCATCCACCACGCCCTGCGCTGCGCCCTCGCCATCGCCGAGCACCGCGAGGAGCCCCAGCCCGACTGGGAGCTGGCCACCGGCGCCCTCGCCCACGCCGTCGCCCGCCACCCGGAGCGGTTCCTCGACAAGAGCCGCTACTCGATGGACTGGTACTACCCGGTCCTCGGGGGAGCCGTCACCGGCGCGGCCGCGAAGGAGCGCATCGAGAGCCGCTGGGACGAGTTCGTCGTCCCCGGCCTCGGCGTGCGGTGCGTCGTCCCCAACCCGTGGGTCACCGGCGGCGAGAGCTGCGAACTGGCCCTCGCCCTCTGGGCGATCGGCGAGTCCGACCGGGCCGTGGACATCCTGCGCTCCATCGGGCACCTGCGCGCCGAGGGCGGGCTGTACTGGACCGGGTACGTCTTCGAGGGAAACCGCGCGGTCTGGCCCGAGGAGCTCACCACCTGGACGGCCGGGTCGCTGCTCCTCGCGGTCGCCGCGCTCGGCGGCGACGAGGCCACGACGGCCGTCTTCGGCGGCGAACGCCTGCCGCGCGGCCTGGCGCCCGACTGCTGCTGA
- a CDS encoding N-acetylmuramoyl-L-alanine amidase family protein, translating into MHDDDTQKRARFRKAVLLAAVPLAAAGLLAGGWAVAGAGPGGGGAGSDGRGGGGAPASAGTSAPAPTGTAPAPGTAPGASDAAPGTAPAAPLAGKVVVIDPGHNPGNFQHPSEINKQVDIGTNRKECDTTGTSTRDGYTEAAFTLDVAHRLRTALERLGATVELTHDADRPFGPCIDERARIGNRAGGGKGAHAVVSVHADGSAVGNRGHHVILPGLVKAGTADTAPIVEPSRRLGERIAAEFARATGSAPANYLGGGTGLDVREDLGGLNLSTVPKVFVECGNMRDPKDAALLSDAAWRQKAAQGIANGVSTYLLG; encoded by the coding sequence GTGCACGACGATGACACGCAGAAGCGCGCCCGTTTCCGGAAGGCCGTCCTCCTGGCCGCCGTACCGCTCGCCGCGGCCGGTCTGCTCGCCGGGGGGTGGGCCGTCGCGGGCGCCGGGCCGGGCGGCGGCGGGGCGGGCTCCGACGGGCGCGGCGGTGGGGGCGCGCCCGCGTCGGCCGGTACGTCGGCGCCCGCGCCGACCGGTACGGCACCGGCACCCGGTACGGCCCCGGGCGCGTCCGACGCGGCGCCCGGCACCGCGCCCGCCGCGCCGCTCGCCGGGAAGGTCGTCGTGATCGACCCAGGTCACAATCCGGGGAATTTTCAGCACCCCTCGGAGATCAACAAGCAGGTCGATATCGGCACCAACCGCAAGGAGTGCGACACGACGGGCACTTCCACGCGGGACGGCTACACGGAGGCCGCCTTCACCCTCGACGTCGCGCACCGCCTCCGTACCGCGCTCGAACGCCTCGGCGCCACCGTGGAGTTGACGCACGACGCCGACCGGCCCTTCGGGCCGTGCATCGACGAGCGCGCCCGCATCGGCAACCGGGCGGGCGGCGGCAAGGGCGCCCACGCCGTGGTCTCCGTCCACGCCGACGGCTCGGCGGTCGGCAACCGGGGCCACCATGTGATCCTTCCGGGCCTGGTCAAGGCGGGTACGGCCGACACGGCGCCGATCGTGGAGCCGTCCCGCAGGCTCGGTGAGCGCATCGCGGCCGAGTTCGCCCGGGCGACCGGTTCCGCCCCGGCCAACTACCTGGGCGGCGGTACGGGGTTGGACGTACGCGAGGACCTCGGCGGGCTGAATCTCTCGACCGTGCCCAAGGTGTTCGTCGAATGCGGCAACATGCGTGACCCGAAGGACGCCGCGCTGCTGTCGGACGCGGCTTGGCGGCAGAAGGCCGCTCAGGGGATCGCGAACGGGGTCAGCACCTACCTGCTCGGGTAG
- a CDS encoding class I SAM-dependent methyltransferase, with translation MSAAPTPEQTPEQTQEQSPQPSPEVLAAFEAAKGFMPVREGLALYAAAVEAGRLGLPLLEVGTYCGRSTILLADAARAAGTVAVTVDHHRGSEEQQPGWEYHDPAVVDPEVGLMDTLPTFRRTLHAAGLEDHVIAVVGRSPQVARVWAGRVGLVFIDGGHTDEHATNDYEGWAPCVAEGGLLVVHDVFPDPADGGQAPYRIYLRALESGAFTEVSVTDSLRVLRRTAPGI, from the coding sequence ATGAGCGCCGCACCCACGCCGGAGCAGACCCCGGAGCAGACGCAGGAGCAGAGCCCGCAGCCGTCGCCGGAGGTGCTCGCCGCGTTCGAGGCGGCCAAGGGGTTCATGCCCGTGCGGGAGGGGCTCGCGCTGTACGCGGCGGCCGTCGAGGCGGGGCGGCTCGGGCTGCCGCTGCTGGAGGTGGGCACGTACTGCGGGCGTTCCACGATCCTGCTGGCCGACGCGGCGCGGGCGGCCGGGACCGTCGCCGTCACGGTCGACCACCACCGGGGCAGCGAGGAGCAGCAGCCGGGCTGGGAGTACCACGACCCGGCCGTCGTGGACCCGGAGGTGGGCCTGATGGACACGCTGCCGACGTTCCGGCGCACCCTGCACGCGGCCGGCCTGGAGGACCACGTCATCGCGGTCGTCGGGCGGTCGCCGCAGGTGGCGCGGGTGTGGGCCGGGCGGGTCGGGCTGGTGTTCATCGACGGCGGGCACACCGACGAGCACGCGACCAACGACTACGAGGGCTGGGCGCCGTGCGTCGCCGAGGGCGGGCTGCTGGTCGTCCACGACGTGTTCCCCGACCCGGCGGACGGCGGCCAGGCCCCGTACCGGATCTATCTGCGGGCGCTGGAGTCGGGAGCGTTCACGGAGGTGTCCGTCACCGACTCGCTGCGGGTACTGCGCCGAACGGCCCCAGGGATCTGA